One Phycisphaerales bacterium genomic window carries:
- a CDS encoding GC-type dockerin domain-anchored protein produces the protein MSHSHIRMVSAAASLLAVTGLACAQSALVWENESAGAAQTDIAEDACTALGLAVTLIDGNDQAGFRTQLAAGGWDVVVVNNPLSTFDADTITAMRNWVNDGGRLHVSYWNGDDLLTGDIFGFTAAVDYFAPKNKIDIGDASWGGVGNLTADAADPYYFDNGDDLTLASGYRAGLNSAGGTIATSVGGKTIYNAWDYASMTSLTRTRNGVRNQIAHLLGYDSGNLVFTEARAGARWELDAADAAFGEGRYRLIVADKAELEDAVRSGNYGCIVIHEPANGFAGSFETAIASAVSRGAKVHFSYWNLDASPSLQSTFDVASTVDFFAPKPVYNSSGHASWSVATSPVTVAGDEWNDNGDDLTAAAGAQVVSRFNSVVGRGATVIGGRGQRTLLNGFEYESMTASEVADLIEAQIVWLCNPGCIQFEDRDAGDRISTQYTGVRFSVGSGAPASVSDYLSYFGTKSLVNATDGGDQGDRNETLEMRFSPAIDSIELDFHSGGSPSTGFEFPIRFYRGAALVRTEGLLENGGAWRRDIQFDNLNGVTRIEIDSSSPTWLFSIDNICFETLCRADFDGDGQLTIFDFLAFQNAFDSGDLRADFDGDGVLTLFDFLAFQNEFDAGCP, from the coding sequence ATGAGTCATTCGCATATTCGCATGGTGTCCGCCGCCGCGTCCCTTCTCGCGGTGACGGGCCTGGCCTGTGCGCAGTCGGCCCTGGTGTGGGAGAACGAGTCGGCCGGCGCGGCCCAGACCGACATCGCCGAGGATGCCTGCACGGCCCTGGGCCTGGCCGTGACGCTGATCGACGGCAACGACCAGGCGGGTTTCCGTACCCAACTCGCCGCGGGCGGCTGGGACGTGGTCGTGGTCAACAACCCGCTGAGCACCTTCGATGCCGACACCATCACGGCGATGCGCAACTGGGTGAACGACGGCGGTCGCCTGCACGTGTCGTACTGGAACGGCGACGACCTGCTGACGGGCGACATCTTCGGCTTCACGGCCGCCGTCGACTACTTCGCGCCCAAGAACAAGATCGACATCGGCGACGCGTCGTGGGGTGGCGTGGGCAACCTCACCGCCGATGCCGCCGACCCGTACTACTTTGACAACGGCGACGACCTGACGCTGGCCAGCGGTTATCGCGCGGGCCTGAACAGCGCCGGTGGGACGATCGCCACGTCGGTGGGTGGCAAGACAATCTACAACGCGTGGGACTACGCGTCCATGACCAGCCTGACGCGCACCCGCAACGGCGTGCGCAACCAGATCGCCCACCTGCTGGGCTACGACAGCGGCAATCTGGTCTTCACCGAGGCCCGCGCCGGCGCCCGGTGGGAGCTCGATGCGGCCGATGCCGCCTTCGGCGAGGGGCGGTACCGCCTCATCGTGGCCGATAAGGCCGAACTCGAGGACGCGGTCCGCAGCGGCAACTACGGCTGCATCGTGATCCACGAGCCGGCCAACGGGTTTGCGGGAAGCTTCGAGACGGCCATCGCCAGCGCCGTTTCGCGTGGCGCCAAGGTGCACTTCTCGTACTGGAACCTGGATGCTTCGCCCTCGCTGCAGTCGACCTTCGACGTGGCCAGCACGGTGGACTTCTTCGCGCCCAAGCCCGTCTACAACAGCAGCGGCCACGCCTCGTGGAGCGTGGCGACCAGCCCGGTGACCGTCGCCGGCGATGAATGGAACGACAACGGCGATGACCTGACCGCCGCCGCGGGCGCCCAGGTGGTGTCGCGATTCAACAGCGTCGTGGGTCGCGGGGCCACGGTCATCGGCGGCCGCGGCCAGCGCACGCTGCTCAACGGCTTCGAGTACGAGTCGATGACCGCCAGCGAAGTTGCCGACCTCATCGAGGCCCAGATCGTCTGGCTGTGCAACCCCGGCTGCATCCAGTTCGAGGACCGCGATGCGGGCGACCGCATCAGCACCCAGTACACGGGCGTGCGGTTCAGCGTCGGCTCGGGCGCCCCCGCCTCGGTGTCGGACTATCTCAGCTACTTCGGCACCAAGTCGCTGGTGAACGCGACCGACGGCGGCGATCAGGGCGATCGCAACGAAACCCTCGAGATGCGGTTCTCGCCGGCCATCGACTCGATCGAGCTGGACTTCCACAGCGGCGGATCGCCCAGCACCGGGTTCGAGTTCCCCATCCGCTTCTATCGCGGGGCCGCCCTGGTGCGGACCGAGGGGCTGCTCGAGAACGGCGGCGCGTGGCGGCGTGACATCCAGTTCGACAACCTCAACGGCGTGACGCGGATCGAGATCGATTCGTCCTCGCCCACGTGGCTGTTTAGCATCGACAACATCTGCTTCGAGACGCTGTGCCGGGCCGATTTCGATGGCGACGGCCAGCTCACCATCTTCGACTTCCTGGCCTTCCAGAACGCCTTCGACAGCGGCGACTTGCGTGCCGACTTCGACGGCGACGGCGTGCTGACGCTGTTCGACTTCCTGGCCTTCCAGAACGAGTTTGATGCGGGCTGCCCGTAA